The Streptomyces sp. NBC_00775 genome includes the window GGGCCTTCGGGATCACCGAGGACGAGCTGATCTCCGATCTCGACGTGCTGCCGCTGTGCGGGACCAGCTTCCGCGGCGGCGATCTGCTCGACATCGACACCGACGGCGACCGGATCTGGTGGCACAACCCGGACGATGTCGCGGAGCCTCTGCGTATCGCCGCCGACGAGGCGACCGCGCTGCTGGTGGCCGCCCGTGCGGTGTCCACGCTGCCGGGCCTGCGCGAGGGCGACCGGCAGGCGCTGCTGCGCGCCACCGCCAAGGTGGAGGCCGCCTCCGGCGAGGCGGCGGGTGCCAGCTCCCGGCTGTCCGTGACCTTCGAGTCGGAGGGCGGCGTCTTCGCGGACGTCGACCGGGCGATCTCCGAGCGGCGCCGGCTGTGGATCCGCTACTACTCGCCCTCCCGGGACGAGCTCACCGAGCGCGAGATCGACCCGATCCGGCTGGTCAGCGTGGGCCACACCTATGTGGAGGCCTGGTGCCGCCGCTCCGAGGCGCGCCGCACCTTCCGGCTCGACCGGGTCGCCGAGATCCGCATCCTGGACGAGCCGTCCGCGCCGCCCGAGGTGGAGCTGCGGGACCTCTCCGAGGGGCTGGTGCAGCCCGCCGCCGAGGATCCCGAGGTGGTCATCGAGGTGGGGCCAGGCGGGCGCTGGGTCGCCGAGTACTACCCGCACGACAGCGCGGATGAGCTGCCGGACGGCGGGCTGCGTATCACCCTGCGGACCCCCGATCCCACGTCACTGCGCCGACTGGCGCTGCGCCTCGGCGGCGACGGCCGGATCGTGTCGCCGCAGGACCTCGCGGACAGTGCCCGGCAGGCCGCCCGGGAGGCGCTCGCGGCCTACGACGGGCTTCAAGGGGATCAGGACGGGCCGTACGACAGGCAGGAGCAGGGGCTTTGAGCACGTCGTCGATGTCTGGTGCGCCGGAGAAGGCCGGAACCTCGGAGAAGGCCGCTGTCTCGGAGAAGGCCGCTGTTTCGGAGAAGGCCGGCGGGCCGGGGAGAGCGGGGGCGCCTTCCGGCGCGACGGAGATGTCGGTGGTGGCCGCGTTCGCCGGGATGAGAAGGGTGGTCGACGTGATGTTCAAGGCCGCCTGCCCCGACTGCCGGGCCGGCTTCGAGCTCAAGGCGAGCGCCCTGCGGCTGGCCATCGGCGCCAGCAGCCGCACCACCTTCTACTCCTTCACCTGCCCCGAGTGCGGCATCGCCGTGCGCAAGCCCGCGGGTGAGCGCATCGTCGAGCTGCTCACCGGGGGCGGGGTGCGGACCCTGCGCCTGCACTCCACCCTCTAGGGTCGACGTCATGTTCTGGCCGATGTTTGCGATCGCTGTGGGTTTTCTGGGAATCGCCGTTCTCGGAGTGCTCGCTGTCCGTGTCTTTGTGGAAGCGGAGCGTCTGGGGCGACAGGTTTCCGACTCCGCGCAGCGCATCAATCGAGCGGCCGAAGACCTGGAACGCGCGGCTGTGACCACCGCCCGCTCTGTGGATGCACTGTGAGTAGCGGGTGCCCTGCGTTTTGAGTGGCTTTCGCCCTGTCAACTTTCCGGCAACGGCAGGTACGCTGCTGATCGCGGCCCGGATAACGAGGCGCGGGTCGCGAACTGGGAGTACGCACAGGGATTGCCCCGCGTTTACCCCTGAGCGTTACGATCGCTGTCAACACGACGATCGGACACATGTCCGACCGATCGGACGGCACCCCGACCATGCAGCCTCGGTGAGAAGGTAAAGACTTATGTTCGGAAGGCTCGGAGCTCCCGAGATCATTCTCATCCTCGTCGTCATCATCCTGCTGTTCGGCGCGAAGAAGCTTCCGGACATGGCGCGCTCGCTCGGCAAGTCCGCTCGCATCCTCAAGAGCGAGGCCAAGGCGATGAAGGACGAGGGCAGCACGCCCGCCCCGGCAGGCCCGCCCAGCACCGACGAGCAGCCCCCGGCTCAGCGCACGATCCAGGCCGCCCCCGGCGACGTGACCAGCTCGCGCCCGGTCAGCGAGCCGACGGACACGACCAAGCGCTGACGCAGGGCCGGACACCTCCGGCCCGCCGCACGAGATGAGGACGTGGGTTGCTCAAGTCTGCCCGCAAAGAGGAGAAGGATCCCGAGGGGAGGATGCCCCTCGCGGATCACCTTCGTGAGCTCCGCAACCGGCTCGCGAAGGCGATGCTGGCCATCGTTGTTATCACGACCGTGGCCGCCTTCTTCTATAACGACATCATCAACATCATCACCAAGCCGGTGCTGGACTCGGTCGGCTGTTCCCAGACCTTCGAGCAGCTGGCGAACTCGCATCAGAAGACCCAGCAGTGCGCGCAGATCACCATCAACGGTCTTCTCACGCCGTTCACGCTGGCGCTGAAGGTGTCCCTGATGGCCGGTGTCGTGCTGGCCTCGCCGATCTGGCTGTACCAGCTGTGGGCCTTCGTCGCCCCCGGCCTGCACCGGCACGAGCGCAAGTACGCGTACGCGTTCGTCGGCACGGGCGCGCCGCTGTTCCTCGGCGGCGCCTACTTCGCCTACCGGGTGCTCCCCACCACGGCGAAGGTCCTGATCGGCTTCACGCCGAACGGCGTCAACAACCTGCTGCCGCTGGACGATCTGCTCGACCTCGTCCTGCGCATGGTGCTCGTCTTCGGTCTGTCCTTCGAGCTGCCACTGCTGCTGATCATGCTCAACCTCACGGGCATCCTCACCGGTCAGCGCATGCTCGGCTGGTGGCGCGGCATGATCATGGGCATCACGGTCTTCGCGGCCGTCGCCACGCCCAGCACCGACCCGCTGACCATGCTGGCGCTCGCCGGACCCATCTGGATCCTGTACTTCGGCGCCGTGGCCTTCTCGCTCCTCAACGACCGCCGCAAGCGGCGCCGCGACGCCGAGGGCCCGGACGACGACGAGGCCTCCGACCTCGACCTCACGCCCGAGGACATCGGCGAGGTCGAGACCGTGTCGGCCAGCCGGGCACTGCCGGAGCAGGCGGGCTCGGACCGGGTCAACGGTTATGACGACGTGACCTGACGGAGCACGTGAACCTCGTAGGGTCAGGGCTGTGACCAGCGAGATCACCCTCTTCGTCAATCCCACCGCGGGACGCGGCCGGGGCGCCCACGCGGCGCAGCCGGCCGCTTCGGCTTTGCGGGCGGCGGGATTCTCCGTCCGCACGATCCTCGGGGAGAACGCGCAAGACGCCCTCACGCGCGCGCGTGCCGCAGTCGAGGGCGGCACCGGCGCCCTCATCGCCGTCGGCGGCGACGGCATGGCGAACCTGGCCCTCCAGGCCGTCGCCGGGACCCGCACCCCGCTCGGCCTGGTCGCCGTCGGCACCGGGAACGACTTCGCGCGGGCCCTGGGCCTCCCCGTACGCGACCCGGCGGCCGCGGGACGCCTGATCGCCGAGTCCCTCAAAGGGGCGCTGCTGCGCGACATCGACCTGGGGCGCGTGGGCGACACCTGGTTCGGCACCGTCCTCGCCACCGGCTTCGACTCCCGGGTGAACGACAGGGGCAACCGCATGCGGTGGCCCACCGGCCGCTTCAAGTACGACCTCGCCATGCTCGCCGAACTGGCCGCCTTCAAGCCCTTCCCGTACCGCATCACGCTGGACGACGGCGAGGTCCAGGAGATCGAGGCGACGCTCGTGGCCGTCGGCAACGGATCGTCGTACGGCGGCGGCATGAAGATCTGCGCGAGCGCCGACCTCACCGACGGACTGTTCGACATCACGGTCGTCGGGGACTGCAGCCGTACGACGCTGCTCAAGGTGTTCCCCAAGGTCTACAAGGGCACCCACCTCGACCATCCCAAGGTCACCGTGCACCGGGCCGCGAGGGTCGAACTCGTCGCGGACGGCATCGCGGGGTACGCGGACGGGGAGCCGCTGGGGCCGCTGCCGCTGACCGCGGACTGTATACCGGCAGCGGTGCGGGTGGCGCTTCCTGAGCTGCGGTGATCCCGGGCTTCACAGGTATGGATCCGGATATTGATCGTCCTGTTGTCAGTGCCTCCCGGTAGTCTCGAAAGCACGATGACAGAGGACCTCTCACCGGCCGAGCGGTATG containing:
- a CDS encoding helix-turn-helix transcriptional regulator, whose amino-acid sequence is MAGKPARPTNAIDQTRRMLSLVTYLRERPGARVGDVARAFGITEDELISDLDVLPLCGTSFRGGDLLDIDTDGDRIWWHNPDDVAEPLRIAADEATALLVAARAVSTLPGLREGDRQALLRATAKVEAASGEAAGASSRLSVTFESEGGVFADVDRAISERRRLWIRYYSPSRDELTEREIDPIRLVSVGHTYVEAWCRRSEARRTFRLDRVAEIRILDEPSAPPEVELRDLSEGLVQPAAEDPEVVIEVGPGGRWVAEYYPHDSADELPDGGLRITLRTPDPTSLRRLALRLGGDGRIVSPQDLADSARQAAREALAAYDGLQGDQDGPYDRQEQGL
- a CDS encoding diacylglycerol kinase, producing MTSEITLFVNPTAGRGRGAHAAQPAASALRAAGFSVRTILGENAQDALTRARAAVEGGTGALIAVGGDGMANLALQAVAGTRTPLGLVAVGTGNDFARALGLPVRDPAAAGRLIAESLKGALLRDIDLGRVGDTWFGTVLATGFDSRVNDRGNRMRWPTGRFKYDLAMLAELAAFKPFPYRITLDDGEVQEIEATLVAVGNGSSYGGGMKICASADLTDGLFDITVVGDCSRTTLLKVFPKVYKGTHLDHPKVTVHRAARVELVADGIAGYADGEPLGPLPLTADCIPAAVRVALPELR
- the tatC gene encoding twin-arginine translocase subunit TatC, which encodes MLKSARKEEKDPEGRMPLADHLRELRNRLAKAMLAIVVITTVAAFFYNDIINIITKPVLDSVGCSQTFEQLANSHQKTQQCAQITINGLLTPFTLALKVSLMAGVVLASPIWLYQLWAFVAPGLHRHERKYAYAFVGTGAPLFLGGAYFAYRVLPTTAKVLIGFTPNGVNNLLPLDDLLDLVLRMVLVFGLSFELPLLLIMLNLTGILTGQRMLGWWRGMIMGITVFAAVATPSTDPLTMLALAGPIWILYFGAVAFSLLNDRRKRRRDAEGPDDDEASDLDLTPEDIGEVETVSASRALPEQAGSDRVNGYDDVT
- the tatA gene encoding Sec-independent protein translocase subunit TatA; the encoded protein is MFGRLGAPEIILILVVIILLFGAKKLPDMARSLGKSARILKSEAKAMKDEGSTPAPAGPPSTDEQPPAQRTIQAAPGDVTSSRPVSEPTDTTKR